The genomic interval ACTCATAAGATTTGCATACagctaaataaaaattaactttgaccaagtgaaaataatgttttcatttatgtaagATTCAAAAgttggcaaaacaaaacaacattgtTTAAAGATACAAATGTGAGTCAGAGCAGTCCAAGACGCCATAGGAAAACTCTGAAATCACCTCCTACCATGGACATACCAAATTTACAGCTACAATTGGAATACTTTTCCTCTGAAAAGGACCTGAGAACATGCACctccaaaacaaaagacaaagttaCATCAAAAATGGTAGAAGAGGCACAGACGTGGCCTTACCTGGAACCTCACCCTAGATGCCGTGACCCCACAATAAGGAGGGATCCCATAAATACAGAATTCTCCCTCAAGGTGTGAATGGACTGTGCCCCACATCAAGCACCCTGACCCTGGGGGCCAGCACTGGAAAGACGACCCCCACCCccgaaaaaaatctgattttgaaACTCAATTGGTACTAAGACCAGGAGAATCATAGAACCATAGGGAACAGAGATCCCACTCTTAGAGGACTCTCGTACAAACCCACTGGCCCTGAGATCCAGCGCAAAAGCAACAGATTGAAAAGCGCCTAGACCATAAGTGAGGTAGACCCACTTACTAACTTTAAAGTGGCTGATAGCAAGACAAGAACCTGCAGCGTCTTTATCTGGGGACGGAAGCACTAGCGGACACCATATTTGCAACCTCTATCTAAGTTGCTGGTGACAAGCCTACAGGCGCCATTTTTGGTGCCCTTCCTCTAGCCTGCTAGCACGGGAGGGCATGCTCTGCCCACCTTGCACTATAACCAGGCTGGGCGAGCACCCCATCCTGTGCAGAACCCCAGGTGCAATGCAACCTGGCAATTGTCCTGCCCTCCCCACACAGCAGCTGAGCCACAACTGGCCTGGGAGGCACCCTGCCCTGAGCCCCACCCAACCCGCACAGAGACGGAGCTGCAACCCTCTCTGCAGAGTAGCTGAGCCAAAACTGGACCAGGCAGAACCCCAAGCCCTGCTCACCCCAGGCAGCAGACAAGTCACAACTGGGCCAGCAAGTGTCCACCTTCCCCTGACAGCAGCTGAGCTGTCATCAGCCTGAACAGGCACCCCAAGTTCCATCCACCGCATGCTGCAGCTCAGACGCAACTGAATTGGGCAAGTGACTTGAACCCTGCTCTCCCTGCACACTGGCTGAGCCACAGTTGGCTAGGTGAGAGCTCCCAGACCTGCCCTATGCAATGCTGTCACAGCCATCAGACTCAAGCAACCCACACAGGTGATGCCCATAGAGTGCCTGGCTCTGGTGGTCAGGGGAGACTGTGCTTCTGGACCACACAGAATAGCTCCTACCCAGGACCACTCTTTCAAGAGTGAGGGCGCTAGGCATTTCGTCTAATTACATGTAACACTgagaggcaaaatgaggagacaggaaTTTGTTCCAAACCAAAGAACAAGGCAAATACCCAGAAAAAGACCTTAATGAAGTTGAGATTAAAAACACTGACCtgataaatagtttaaaataatggCCATAGGCAGGGGCACAACACCCCTTTATTTACAGGTGCAAACATCACCAGCCATCAGAACTGGCACCGAGAACAGGAGCGAGGCCGAGTCGTGGCAGCTCGGCTGCGGGGGCAGCACCGTGCATGTCCGTGCGGCACGTTTCCACGGGGCAAGGCCTGGTCCCGGGCTTGTGCTCCCCCCGCGGGTCACCAGCCCACCCCACTCCAGCGATCCCCAGCCTGGTCAGGGGcaattaagaatctgcctgccaatgcaggggacatgggttcaatccttggtctgggaagattccacatgctgcagagcaactaagcccatgtgccatgactactgagcccacgggccgcAAATACTGAATCcaggtgctgcaactactgaagcccgggtacctagagtccatgctctgcaacaagagaagccactgcaatgagaagcctgcgcactgcaatgaagagtagctgcagctcactgcaactagagaaagcccgtgcgcagcaattaagacccaatgcagccaaatattaaataaataaataaataaaagcaaaaataatggtcataaagatgctcaccaatCTCAggagaatagatgaacacaggaGAACtttaacaaagagagagagaaaatataaaaagtaccAATCAAAGgttataactgaaaaatacactagagaggttcaacagcagaatggatgaAATAGGAGCACGAATCAATGAGATGGAAGACAAAGCAATGGAAAACAcgcagaggagaaaaatgagaaaaagaattaaaagaagcaGGGATAACTTAAGgcatctctgggacaacatcaagcagaataacatttgcattacaggggtcccagagggagaggagagagagaaagggccagaaaaagtatttgaagaaataatggctgaaaacttcctcaTCTGGGAAGGAAAGAGACAACCAGGTCCAGGAAGCCTAGAGAATTCCAAGTAAGATGACCCCAAAGAGAATcacaccaagatacattataattaaaatgataaaagttaaagagaaagagagaatcttaaaagcagcaagagaaaagcaacctATTATGTACAAAGGGAACACCATAGGTCTATGAAcagacttttcagcagaaactttataggccagaagagagtagcatgatatactcaaagggctgaaaggaaaaaactggcAACTGAAAATTCTCtgcccagcaaggttatcattcagaattgaaggacaCATTAAGAGTATTCCAGGTAAGCAAAagtaaaggagttcatcaccactaaactggccttTCAGCAAATGcagcaaatgttaaaggaactccCCTAAGCTAAAAAGAAGAGGCactaattaataaaaagaaaacatatataagtaaaaatctcactggaatatgtaaataaataataaaggtagtagatcaattACATGTAAAGGGCAAAAGACACaagtattaaaattaatgaaaataccATAGTTGAGGGATAcattaaaagatgtaaaatgtatcatcaaaaatataaagcataggggggagtaaaaatataaagctttgGAATGTGTTCAAAATTAAGTTACTAccaaataaagactgttatataCATATGGTGTTATATGTGAACTTCATGGTAACCATGAAGAGAAAACTTATAGTAAATacataaaggaaaatgagaaaggaatctaaacataacactaaGAAAACagtcaaaccacaagggaagagagaaagagaaaaaaggaacagagaggaactacAAAAAGAACGAGAAGACAGTTAACAAAATGACAGTAAGTGTgtaactatcaataattactttaaatgtaatgtATATTTGCCAATCAAAAGATataaggtggggcttccctggtggcgcagtggttgagaatccgcttgccgatgcaggggacacgggctcgtgccccggtccggaaagatcccacatgccgcggaggggctgggcccgtgagccatggccgctgagcctgcgcgtccggagcctgtgctccgcaacgggagaggccacagcagtNNNNNNNNNNNNNNNNNNNNNNNNNNNNNNNNNNNNNNNNNNNNNNNNNNNNNNNNNNNNNNNNNNNNNNNNNNNNNNNNNNNNNNNNNNNNNNNNNNNNNNNGcgcctgagcctgcgcgtccagagcctgtgctccgcaacgggagaggccacaacagtcagaggcccgcgtaccacaaaaaaaaaaaaaaaaaaagacccttctATATTCTGCCTACAAGTGACTCACTTCAAACACAAAGACACTTACAGACTGATAGTGAAGGGATGTAAAAAGatgcaatggaaaagaaaagaaagctggggtggcAATAATTATATCacacaaaagagactttaaaacaaagactgtaacaaaacaaagaacagtaTATGATAATAAAAGTGTCAATCCAAAAAGAGGACATaacatctgtaaatatttatgtacccaaaaTAGGAGCAAGTTTTGTactgggttagccaaaaagtttgttcgttTTTTCCCATAAGATGACTCTAGTAGTGCTTACtcgtctttaacttcatttgaaacaattctGTTAGATTGTATTATGACAGCTGACATATcagcatgaattttaaaaaaatttatcaaaactagtgaatttttgtgtagccattttaatattgaagatggaagaaaaacatttttagcatattatgctttattatttcaagaaaggtaaaaacgcaactgaaacacacaaaaaagatttgtgcagtgtatggagaaggtgccgTGGCTGACTGAACATGTCAAAAATGGTTTGtcaagttttgtgctggagatttcttgctggatgatgcttcacagtcgggtagaccagttgaagttgatagcaatcacatcgagacattaattgagaacaatcaacgttatattacacgggagatagccaacatactcaaaatatccaaatcaagcgttgaaaatcatttgctccagcttggttatgtgactcactttgatgtttggggtCCACATAAATTAAGCGAAAAAacccttcttgaccgtatttccacatgcagttctctacttaaacgtaacaaaaacattccgtttttagaacaaattgtgatgggtgatgaaaagtggatactgtatgagaatgtggaatggaagagatggtggggcaagtgaaatgaaccaccaccaaccacaccaaaggccggtcttcatccaaagaaggtgatgttgtgtatacggtgggattggaagagagtcctctattatgagctccttctggaaaaccaaatgattaattccaacaagtactgctctcaattagaccaaatgaaagcagcacttgaaGAAAAgtgtccggaattagtcaacagaataCGCATAATcctccatcaggataatgcaagaccacatgtttcttcgaggaccaggcaaaaactgttacaacctggctgggaagttctgattcacccactgtattcaccagacattgcaccttcagaattccatttatttcagtcttcacaaaattcttttaatggaaaaaatttcaattccctggaaaactgtaaaaggcacctggaacagttctttgctcaaaaagataaaaagttttgggaagatggaatcatgaagttgcctgaaaaatggcagaaggtagtggaacaaaagggtgaatatgttgttcaataaagtttttggtgaaaataaaaaatgtgtctttttttttttttttttttttgcggtacgcgggcctctcactgttgcggcctctcccgttgcagagtacaggctccggacgcgcaggctcagcggccatggctcacgggcccagccgctccgcggcatgtgggatcctcccggaccggggcacgaacccgtgtcccctgcaatggcagacggactctcaaccactgcgccaccagggcagccccgtgtcttttatttttacttaaaaaccgaaggcccAGGATTTTGGATACAGGATCAGACATAATGCAAATTCCTGGAAACTTCAATCAAATGGGAAAGACTAAGTGTTCAAGGATATGGAAGAGCAAGGATCTGACTGAGGTGGGCAGGTTTTACTAACCCTACAAGTTGGACGCAGAGGACCAAAGGAATCCTCTAGGGTGGTTTTATCACTCCCtggtattttaactttttattttgcaataattttagacttacaaaaATGTTGCAAAAATAGCCCAGCTATACTCTTCATCTTGATTTCCCTTAATGTTAActtcttacataaccatagtacaaATATCAAAATCAGGAAGTTAACATTGATACAGTACTATTAACCATGAAATGATTATTGAAATTAAGTTATTGCAATCTTGGAGAAAGAACATACTCAAATGGATAGATACTGGCTGCTAAAAACAGAAACGTGGAGCTCTCTTGTCCTAccaaatggtaataggaaataGTACCTGGCCCAGGATCATCAGTGAAACCACACCTATGATACTGGAATAACTGGGAGTCTGTTCCCActtcctgcctctttcccctTTAACTCTCACTTGGAGTTATCAGAAAAGCAGATGGATCTGGGTGTTGACTGAGAATTacagaaaacaatgaattttGTGTTAACTATGGCTGACATTGTTTCTCTATAGGAAGAGCTTTCTAAATCACCCCTGAACTGAAATCCTTTTATTGATTTTACAAGCATTGTTTTCAATCCCAATACGTTTTAAATATCAATAGCAGTTTGCTCTCACTCGGCAGCCAGCGATCTACCTTTACAGTCTTGCCTCCAAGATATTTCAATTCTCTAACATTTGTCATAATCTGTGAAGGTGGGATTTAAACAGGAGTCCTAAACCTGATTCAGATAGTAAAATTACTCATTATATTGATGGCATATTGGTCAGGGTGACTCAGAAGCAATTGTTTCTGAAACTCAGCCTTTCCATACTGAATTTATAACTGAAAGGCAGTGTGCTATTAAACACAGAAAAGTTCAGGAGCCCTCTCAGAGAGGAACCTTTTTGGGAGTGTACTTATCTGGGATAACCACAGAAATTCTACCCTAGATCAAGCAAAAGCTTTCATCCGTGCATGAAGTCCCTACCCCTAAAATAGAGgcacagaaattaatttttatgtttaatactGAAGATAGCATGTCACATATCTGGATATTAAGCTACAGCCACTTCATCAAGTCACTAGACAAGCACTGGAATTTGTAAGAAGCCACTCCTCTCTTATGAAAGCAaagtgtattccttttttttaaaattaatttatttatttttggctgttttgggtcttcattgctgtgcgcaggctttccctagttgcagcgagcgcgggctactcttcactgcggtgcgtgggcttctcattgcggtggcttctcttgttgcagagcacaggctctaggtgtgcaggcttcagtagttgtggcacgtgggcttagtagttgtggctcacgggctctagagtgcaggctcagtagttgcggcgcatgggcttcgttgctctgtggcatgtgggatcttcccggaccagggcttgaacccgtgttgtCTGCACTGGCaaacagattcttaaccaccgcgccaccagggaagccgcaaaGTATATCCTTATAGAAGCTGATTCTTTTGCAGATTATGGGTATCCCCTGGTGGTTAGCCTCCATAGTACCTACTTCTTCCATGGAGTTCCTATGGAATTCCCCAAAGTAGGGCAGTTTTGAATGGCCCAGATTAGGCCTCCTCCTTAGCTGCTTTTCCCTCATGTGCCTGGGAGCCATTTCTGTCCTCTTCACAGCAACCTGGGCATCAGGGAAGGTGAAGGAAGAAGCCATCTTTCTCCCTGCCTTTCTGAAATCTGAGGGCAATTGTGCTGGTGGGTGTAGCAGCCCAGGTCAATTTTTGTAAGCTGAGTGTTCCTAGATTGAGGAAAGTCTGTAACACTTGAAACCACAGGTATTTAAAATATGCTGCCATAGTTACTTCAGGAGATGGAATGGGGAAAATTCATGGAACTCTGTGATCTGGGGCCTAGTCTGATgtctttttcttcagtttattagtatttattgagcttccATTTCCCGGACATCCTCTACGTGCTCCATCCACTCCCCTCTGTACACAGGTAGGCTGAGCTGAATGGCTGTGTTCGGCCAAAGACAGGCACTCGCAAGACACTGAAGGGCCAGAGGAGAGTGAGGTCAGGTGTTTATTCCTCCCAATCTTGCCACCTCACCACAGGTTGCCTGCCTCCCTCCATGAAGGCTACAGCTCCTGCAGGCAGCCCTCTCTCCTTCAGCCTTCAGGCCCAAGGTTCTGCACCAAACCGtgctgcattttgttttgtttatccttGCCTATGCCTTTGCAAATAGTCCCTTTATGAAACTCTGTTCCAATTACCCAGTTTGAAAGTGCCACTTGTTTCCTGCCAGAACCCCAATGCAACTCAACACtgacactgggacttccctggtggcacagtggttaagaatctgcctgccaatgcacgggaaacgggttcaagccctggtccgagaagatcccacatgccgcagaggaggtaagcccgcgcgccacaactactgagcccgcgctctagagctcgcgagccacaactactgaccccgcgtgcctagagcctgtgctccgcaacaagagaaggcaccccaatgagaagcccgcacaccgcgacaaagagtagcccctgatcgccgcaactagagaaagcccacacgctgcaacgaagacccaacgcagccaaaagtaaattaattaattttaaaaagaagaaaacaaaacaaaaaaaacactgacACTGCCAGTGACAAGATTTGTGAGTTGAAGAACAAAActcttactgagcacctactacagtATCAGTGCAGTGTCAGGCCATATGTTTGCCCATTTAACCATCACAATAAAtcctttacagataaggaaactggatTCAGAAGCTTAATTAGTACCTTGCTAAGGATCACCACGCTATTAAGGAGCAGGATTAGACTGGAACCCAGTTCTCTCTCCAGAAACATCTCCCTGCTCTGGAAGCCATTGTAGGTATCCTTAGCTCTAGGAAAAAGGCTCAGTAAAGGATTGAGGGTTAAGGGTAGGATTAGGACTATGTTTCCAGTGATCCCCTGAATTACAATCACTTGGGATGCTTTTTAATACtgataaatcaaatatttataaatcgaATGGAATGTTTATAAATGGactatttcctgccatatcaataaacaaaggatgtcacagtcatcaacGACTGCAACCCTCCAACGTGagccggtgagccctgaggaaactcagggctgaaaagaatacctgccatctagcagccatcagactgcagccacttcCTGCAATGAGCCCTGAGGAAAgtcaggatgtgaaaatacagggtactggccccagatagctgaggtgcatatcaaaggaatgatttcagtgagcccagactcttgcatcttcccatacatagaaaagcactaaattccttaacttgagatatctggttttctttaattaacaataatcttttgacttCCTGACTACCTTCCCTTGGTTGCAAACtcatatatcctggctcctcacccacccacccccgcctccttggagcagtttcCAGAgttatctgaaatgctgtctccccggctgcagtcctcattttgccccaaataaaccccaaataaaacttaactcataaCTCTTCAcgctgtgcatttttttaagtcaacaataCTCAAGCTTCTTGGAACTGCCCGGTATCTTTCCCAATCCTTTAGCTGTCAGCAACCTTTGTACTTCTATTTCGACACTCGCCAAATTGGACCGCAGGATTAATAATTACCATAAAACTCTTATTTTAGCAAATACTCTTCCAGGCAGGCAGTAGTGGATTGCACAAACTCCAGGAGACCTCACAAAACGGTTTAGCAAGTGTCCCTTCGGCCGCCCAACGGGAGTAGCGCAAACGTTCCAATTGCGACTGCCTCCCAGGGAGGTGGAGAGACGCCAGGCCCTGCCCTTGACTCCGCCGGGCCGCCCCTTCTCCGCTGGGATCCGGATGGCGGCGACGGTGACGCTGGAGCCTGCGGGCCGCTGCCGCTGGGACGAGCCGGTGCGCATCGCCGTGCGCGGCCTGGCCCCGGGGCAGCCGGTCACGCTGAGCGCGTCCCTGCGCGACGAGAAGGGCGCGCTCTTCCGAGCCCACGCGCGCTACTGCGCCGACGCCCACGGCCAGCTGGACCTAGAGCGCGCGCCCGCGCTGGGCGGCAGCTTcacagggctcgagcccatgggGCTCCTTTGGGCTCTGGAGCCCGAGAAGCCCTTGCTGCGGCTGGTGAAGCGGGACGTGCAGACGCCCTTCGCCGTGGAGCTGGAGGTGATCGATGGCCACGACCCGGAGGCCGGAGGGCTCTTGGGCCGGGCGGTGCACGAGCGCGACTTCCTGGCGCCGGGGGTGCGGCGCGAGCCAGTGCGCATGGGCCGGGTGCGCGCCACGCTCTTCCTGCCGGCAGGTGAGCAGCCCACTTTCCAGGCTGTTGTGGAAAGCCAGGTAGAGTCCTGAGACCCTGGGCGGCCCCTTGCCTGGCTAGGGAACCCCG from Physeter macrocephalus isolate SW-GA chromosome 11, ASM283717v5, whole genome shotgun sequence carries:
- the ACOT6 gene encoding acyl-coenzyme A thioesterase 6 isoform X4; the protein is MAATVTLEPAGRCRWDEPVRIAVRGLAPGQPVTLSASLRDEKGALFRAHARYCADAHGQLDLERAPALGGSFTGLEPMGLLWALEPEKPLLRLVKRDVQTPFAVELEVIDGHDPEAGGLLGRAVHERDFLAPGVRREPVRMGRVRATLFLPAGTGPFPGILDLFGSGGGLCEYRASLLAGHGFAVLALAYFRFEDLPEYLNNMCLEYFEEAVDFMLQHPKSLCACSLGPTSILWR